A section of the Methanocaldococcus sp. FS406-22 genome encodes:
- the pyrH gene encoding UMP kinase, with the protein MKIVFDLGGSVIMPKEGANVKKIMEYANIFKKIKDEGHEVAIVVGGGKTAREYIEIGRELGASESFCDELGIMATRMNAMILITALGDYSIKKVPTSFEEAEFILNLGKIPVMGGTHPGHTTDAVAASLAEFINADLLVIGTNVDGVYDKDPNKYKDAKKFDKISAKELVDLALASSLKAGSSSVVDLLAAKIIERAKLKVAVVKGTPEELLNVSRGIINGTIIEG; encoded by the coding sequence ATGAAGATTGTTTTTGATTTGGGAGGTTCCGTTATAATGCCAAAGGAAGGGGCTAATGTTAAAAAAATCATGGAATATGCCAATATTTTTAAAAAGATTAAGGATGAAGGGCATGAGGTAGCTATAGTTGTAGGAGGTGGAAAAACAGCGAGGGAATATATAGAGATAGGGAGAGAACTTGGAGCAAGTGAAAGTTTTTGTGATGAGCTTGGAATAATGGCTACAAGAATGAATGCGATGATATTAATTACTGCCTTAGGAGATTATAGCATAAAAAAAGTCCCTACATCGTTTGAAGAGGCTGAATTTATACTAAATTTAGGAAAAATTCCAGTTATGGGAGGAACTCATCCAGGACATACAACAGACGCTGTTGCCGCTTCATTAGCAGAGTTTATAAATGCTGATTTGTTAGTTATAGGAACAAATGTTGATGGTGTCTATGACAAAGACCCCAATAAATACAAAGATGCTAAAAAATTCGATAAAATCTCTGCTAAAGAACTTGTTGATTTAGCTTTAGCTTCTTCACTAAAAGCAGGTTCTTCATCAGTGGTTGATTTATTGGCGGCTAAGATTATTGAAAGGGCTAAATTAAAAGTGGCTGTTGTTAAAGGAACACCCGAAGAGCTTTTAAATGTCAGTAGAGGAATAATAAATGGAACAATAATTGAGGGATAA
- a CDS encoding histone family protein — MAELPVAPCVRILKKAGAQRVSEAAGKYFAEALEEIALEIAKKSVDLAKHAKRKTVKVEDVKAALRG, encoded by the coding sequence ATGGCTGAGCTTCCAGTTGCACCATGTGTAAGGATATTGAAGAAGGCAGGTGCTCAGAGGGTAAGTGAAGCAGCAGGGAAATACTTTGCTGAGGCTTTAGAGGAAATTGCCTTAGAGATTGCGAAGAAATCAGTTGATTTAGCTAAGCACGCAAAGAGAAAGACAGTAAAAGTCGAAGATGTTAAGGCAGCATTGAGAGGTTAA
- a CDS encoding 30S ribosomal protein S6e: MPTAKFVVADPKTGRCYQIEADNTPLVGKKIGEIFDGKIIGLEGYKLQIRGGTDSSGFPMRPDIHGSRKVRVLLSAPPGFRPKRKGERRRKTVRGNTIAPDIVQINVKVVEYGEKSIPELLGLEGGENQEQ; the protein is encoded by the coding sequence ATGCCAACAGCAAAATTCGTAGTTGCAGACCCAAAAACAGGAAGATGTTACCAAATTGAAGCAGACAACACACCATTAGTTGGTAAAAAAATTGGAGAAATATTTGATGGTAAAATTATAGGTTTAGAAGGATACAAGTTGCAAATAAGGGGAGGAACTGATTCAAGTGGTTTCCCAATGAGGCCTGACATCCACGGAAGTAGAAAGGTTAGAGTTTTATTGAGTGCTCCACCAGGATTCAGGCCAAAGAGAAAAGGAGAGAGAAGAAGAAAAACAGTTAGAGGAAACACAATAGCTCCTGACATTGTCCAAATTAACGTTAAAGTTGTTGAGTATGGAGAAAAATCAATCCCTGAATTGTTAGGATTAGAAGGTGGAGAAAATCAAGAACAATAA
- a CDS encoding DUF2116 family Zn-ribbon domain-containing protein has translation MEIPKHRHCLNCGISIPPDQVFCSEKCKIEYMQRRKKMLRTQYMFLAIAGLIILYYIITIALKM, from the coding sequence ATGGAGATTCCAAAGCACAGACACTGTTTAAATTGTGGTATTTCAATCCCACCAGACCAGGTATTTTGTTCAGAAAAATGTAAAATTGAGTATATGCAAAGAAGAAAGAAGATGTTGAGAACACAATATATGTTTTTAGCTATTGCAGGGCTTATAATTCTTTATTATATTATCACAATAGCATTGAAAATGTAA